In Anopheles bellator chromosome 2, idAnoBellAS_SP24_06.2, whole genome shotgun sequence, the genomic stretch tcatttattagaaataaataattacagCGTACAAGAAAACGCTAAAGAACATAGGAGGTCGAATATGTTCTTTCTTCTATACTACATGCTACAAAGGTGCCTGATACACACTTTCGACGCAAAAATTACAGTTCGAGTTCGCTGAAAGCTGATTTGTTTGATTCTTACGAATCCAAAGGGAAGCGTTTTGAGGTAAATTAAAATCAGTTAGAACGCAACGCAAGATTACACCAAAGATACATACTGGGACGTTGGACGCGGATTATGGCCAATTTGTTAAAACCTATCTACAAACCTATCCCACCGCTATATGCCCTATCCGTGGGTGTAAGTTAGGAGTAGAAGAATCACTAACTCTAGCTTTGCAGCCTTGCGTCCTGCAACTATCCGTTACCATTCGGTTGAGGAAGGAAACTTGAAATAGGTGGGTCTGAAATGTTCCGCAAGAGGCTGCTTCAAATGAACACCATTCGCCTATCAAAGACTTGCGGAAGGGGTAGTATAAAAGGATCGCAAAAGGATATACCTCTCGTGGGAACGAACAACGAACAGTGTGCATGTTAACGCTAGTGTACGATCATGTGCTGAATGTTTTATCTGTTGATTTGATTGTTGCGTTTTCGATTcttagtttttgttttacgaatTTTAGTTGTAAAACTGTCTTAGATTAGTAGAACTTTGCCCTACCCTCCGATAAAGTGCTCGTTCTTTGGGTGCCTCACTACAGCACTGTTGTTGAGTCTGACGACCAATatcgatcaaaacaaatggGGCGTTCGCCAAAAGTCTCACTTCGTCCAGCTTTAATCTATGTTGAGAGACGACAGCTGCTTTTCAACACTGTGGGTGAAAACAAGTTGAAATGAATATGTTAATCGAACGCTTCAATCGTTGGCCGATTCATTTCGTACGTTATTTCTATGTCCTGAAATAAGTCGCCGATCCAGGCGATCGAGATGCAGTAATGCTGGAACAGTTGCATCAAAAGCTCGCCCTCATCGAGCATCTCGATGCGCTCGGTGCGAGCCCGTTCCGAGGCTGGTATGCTGTTGTAAATCTGCACCATGTCCCACGCTCTGGCCCCGTGCCAGTTGCACTGTAGAAATCTGTGTGCAATAAGAGCACGAACGACATCAGCGACGGGTTTTTGAGACGCTCTCGCGCTTCACTCACCTAGAAATCTGTGTTTCGAGCGACACGCAAGCGTCGACCCCGGCTAAACTGCAACCGCGTTGTCGTAGATTGTTCAGCATTACCTCACCGAACCGATCGTTCATGTTGACCTGTTCGTAGTTGACGAAGGCTGCCGTTTTGAAGTTGGACGCGAACCATTTCAGCAGATTACTGCTGTTCTGTGGCTCGATGTAGACGAGCACACACTCGGCCAGGAAGATGGTTGGCACACTGTAATCGATTTCCGATTGCTGCAGCTTCATCGCTACCTCGTCGATGTTCCGCAGGTCCACGCCGACGATGTGATAGTTCGACGAATGGAGATCGGTCGAACTCAGGCGTACCTCACCGTCTGCGGGACCAGGAAAGAAGCTTGTCTTATTCGCAAAAGTGAGACCCTCGCGCTTACCTTCGGCGTGGATTTTTTCGAGCAGCACCTTATTCCGCTTGATTTGGTAACACTTTCGGGACGTCACGGTCGGGaaatcgagttcgacaaaGTTGGTCACCATATGGCCAGCTTCTCGCAGGCGCCAGTAGAGCGTGTCGAACCCGCATCCAAGATTGATGATTTGACATTTGTCTCCCGTTTTCTGCAAGACGAAGAAATGTAAGTACAAGAGAAAATGACCGGTCTTCGCCCTGCCAAAATCTGCGGTTTGATTGCCACAGCAGTGCGCAGCTTCGCGCTAACCTTGAAAAATTTCTCGATGCACATCTCGATACCCTTGACACGGGCATAGTAGCCGCGGTTTATTTCGGGTGCCTTGCGATCCGGGTTGCGCATGAAGTACGCAATGTAATCATCCTTCCAGTAGCCCAGCTTCACCGCCgatcgtttgctgttgctAGCATCGTCGTTCGTTGACATGACGGCTTCGTCGCACGGATGAAAACTTTGAGGCTCCATTTTCTGAACTTTACTGTAGTTTATCGCTGGGTAGCGCAAAACGAGCGATTGTTTATGCGCGATGTGCACCGCAAAAAACTATGCAACTCTTTACGCGTTAGCTTGCTTCAACAACCTAAAGAGCCAAACAGGTCGGCAACATGTTGGGCACAAACTTTCTGCTGTACACCTTTGAAAAAAGTATCTTTTCACAGAAAATATATGGTTACACTTTATTTCTAAATGCAACTTTTCATCCAGGAAAAATAACCCAGGCAAACTGCAAACTTCAAAGCCGTTTGACATCTGAACCAATATACTGCGGTTCTCAATGCGTTTATACCTGCGGCTTGAGGTGTCGCCGCCACAGCTGTGAGTTTTTTCGAAATGAACGTTGAATTGTTGGGCTCTTGGACGGTTTTATCACACTTTACGGCGTAGGTCAGCATTTCCCCGGTCAAAAGCCGGGCAAACAGTTCCACTAGATTTCCTCGAACGACGTACAATCTGGGAAATGGAGACGAAACTCTAttgagtttaaaataaatccatcaCACACAAGTGCATTTACGGTTATCGAGAGTTAAATGATCTTAAGTTTTCGTCCAAATTGACCAGCGTTTGTTGAAGAAAGTGCCATCGATTAGGTCACAATCTTTTGCAGGGGAACATTGTTACAACGCTGAGTTTGCACAGCACAGTCTCCAGCAAGTACTCTCGCTCTTCTTGCAGGTATGGTTCTTCTGCATGGTTGGTGAAGAATGTGGCGAGTTCTGGAGGACTTTGTGGAAGCGTGCCGCTAAGGTCCACGGACACACGCTGCTGGGCAAGGGGTCGCCCACATATTCCGGACGTGCTGGTTATTCCAGTGAAAGCGACAATAACAACCTTATCTCCGACGGACGCCAAAAACCACCAATCGGTAAAAAGAAGAACTGCTAGattcgaaaaaaaatatttaagtTAGCGAAAATCTGTTGGTCGGAatatgaaacaagaaaaatggaaTCAGATTTTATCatgccatttttatttatttttttaattttattttatcatcatGATAATTTTTGACTAAATTTCCGTGCTGAAGTCATCTATGAGTCTTTAAGATTAACAATTGGGCCACGAATCATATTGTAGAATGAGCACTTTCTCAATCCCTCTTATTTGCTGCGAATCCTTGCTATGGAGCCGTTCATGATTGTCCGCCACGATAATAGTTGCTAATCGTAATGAAAAAGATGCTAATCGCTAATCGCTAATAAGCTAATcgtaatgaaatgaaaatgattgaaatgaaataatcgGTATTGTTAGTATTGGAAGAAATCTACCGATGAACGCTTTTCATTGATCGCAAATGGAAGAGTCATGACCCAATAATATTCATAATAATCGGAAATACTGACACAtagaatttaatttagatTGAAAACAGATTCTGCTTGATAAAGaacttttcaaaataaaacctCCTTAACTAAGTTTATTATACAGAGAGGGAAAAACAACAGTTTGAATTTCAAGCTCTCCATCAATAAGAAAGAACTGTTTACACAACGTGAAAGGCGCATCGTGTAACGCAATAATTTCTAAATTTCCCAAAACTGCCCGCAATAAATCATCCACGGAACGCGCGTTCTCGTACTGTCCGATGAGGACCAAAAGAGAACTCCAGCTGGGAATACAAGCATAAAAGTGACCCATTCTATCATgaagcaattaaaatattgacgccataaataaagttttcaCGTGCAGGATAACCCGAACGCGCGTTCGGTCCCGTGAACGTGCATCGGGATTTTGTGTAGGTCAGGAAATTCCGACTTTCTTAGAAAGCCCCTCGGTTCGAGGATATTCAGTGTTGCTTTTCATTTCAGGCTGTGTTCGTCCTGCAAGGATGCGAGGAAACGTTCATCCCGAACGAGAGTTCGCTTCGGATGTCAGttcattcgagcgaaaggATTCGAAAGATGGTGCGGCGTTCGGCAGCAGATGGCGTTCATCCAGTTGGCCCAGCCACATAAACGAACAGACCGCTACCGCTTTGGTAATTCCAACCGGCAAAGCAGCATTCGACTCCAACATCGCAGAGCATAACACATAacacgcagcgcagcggaCGCGAGCACACGTGGTACTTGCGCTGTTGGAGCACGTTTCGGATCGGTCTCTTACAACGAAGTGCTGGTAGTTTATTTACGATATTTATAAAAGTTTGTAAGCATATTTATGTTAAGCATATTTATATTGGTTTAAAGAAATAACGCCTCATCGCTTTTGGTGTGCTTGAGTGAGAATTCTTTTGCTGTGAGTGAGCAAATTAAACAGTAAAAATTGCGCGAGCCTAGGCTAGTGTTGTGATACTGTGAAGTTTCAAAGTTCAGTACGGTTCCGGTGATCGGTGAATCAATTTAGTGTACTCTTACTTGCGTTCCGAGCCAGCATCAATTCCCGTGCGCCAACATGAATCAATCCTCAATGTCGGAGGAAGTGCACGGTCATATAATGGATAAAAATATAGATTTTCACATCGTTCAGCTTGTCGAGCGGTTGGAAATGCTTCGGAAAGATCCTGGCCCCAAAATGTCGCTCTCGGTTCAGGGCCGAGCCAATATGCACAAAGAGTTACGGACGCTGGAGCTGTGGAGGTACGTATTCACTAATTACAAGAACCATAATTGTCCATCAGAATCAGAATCATAATGTCCATGTCCACGAATGGTGATGAAAGCGACATGCTGGATGCTGTGTGCCGGCTTGTCTGTAGCAGAAACTAGCCCCAAAAGAGCACTTTCTAAGAATCAATTAAATTGTACTGCGGGTGACCTTCTCTGCGATGGCCGATAAGCACTCGGAGTCCACCAGCACTAATTAATCACTCATATAGGCAATTATCATTTCCTTTCGGGTGGAACGAtccccaccggcaccggttggcCGTTCGTTAGGGTCTGTAGTCGAGTGGTTTTCGTTATGTTTTCGATAGCGTCTCATCTCGCCGGATCGACGACCGCCCAAGCATGATCGTTTGATGCTTCCCTCTgttagctgctgctgctgcgcgataGTAGACTCGAATTATGCGCCATGCACTCAGGAGGGGCCATAAtaatgaaacatattttctgtAAAGCTATTCCAGCCCACCGGTCTGAAGGGTACCGTTTGGTCGAAGCAGTTCATTAAATTtaagtttcactttcattacACACCGGTTTTGGGGGGC encodes the following:
- the LOC131212100 gene encoding leucine carboxyl methyltransferase 1, translating into MEPQSFHPCDEAVMSTNDDASNSKRSAVKLGYWKDDYIAYFMRNPDRKAPEINRGYYARVKGIEMCIEKFFKKTGDKCQIINLGCGFDTLYWRLREAGHMVTNFVELDFPTVTSRKCYQIKRNKVLLEKIHAEDGEVRLSSTDLHSSNYHIVGVDLRNIDEVAMKLQQSEIDYSVPTIFLAECVLVYIEPQNSSNLLKWFASNFKTAAFVNYEQVNMNDRFGEVMLNNLRQRGCSLAGVDACVSLETQISRFLQCNWHGARAWDMVQIYNSIPASERARTERIEMLDEGELLMQLFQHYCISIAWIGDLFQDIEITVEKQLSSLNID